Proteins encoded in a region of the Phoenix dactylifera cultivar Barhee BC4 chromosome 3, palm_55x_up_171113_PBpolish2nd_filt_p, whole genome shotgun sequence genome:
- the LOC103709772 gene encoding peroxidase 21: MAFRRGLATLLLVSFLLGLISSFGEGDLSLNYYSESCPRAEDIVKEEVAKLYHKHGNTAISWVRNLFHDCMVKSCDASLLLETTNSIISEQTSQRSFGMRNFKYITTIKDALERECPDTVSCADVVALSAREGVLWLGGPYIPMKTGRRDSKESHVEMVEDSIPNHNDSSSLVLSRFQSVGIDTEGTVALLGAHSVGRVHCVNLVGRLYPTIDPTIAPEYGEYLRVRCPTPNPDPKKVSYSRNDRETPMVIDNMYYKNLLKHRGLLLIDQQLASDPTTSSFVELMAANNSYFHERFAGALLLLSENNPLTIDQGEIRKDCRFVNAD, encoded by the exons ATGGCCTTCAGACGCGGGCTTGCTACTCTCCTCCTGGTTTCCTTCCTGCTCGGCCTCATCTCCAGCTTTG GGGAGGGTGATCTGAGCCTAAACTACTACTCAGAGAGCTGCCCAAGAGCTGAGGACATAGTCAAGGAAGAGGTAGCGAAGCTGTACCACAAACACGGCAACACTGCTATCTCTTGGGTCAGAAATCTCTTCCATGACTGCATGGTCAAG TCCTGTGATGCCTCGCTTCTATTGGAGACGACCAACTCAATAATATCAGAGCAGACCTCCCAGCGGAGCTTCGGCATGAGAAACTTCAAGTACATCACAACGATTAAGGACGCACTCGAGAGGGAGTGCCCTGATACAGTATCTTGTGCTGATGTCGTTGCTCTCTCTGCAAGAGAAGGTGTTCTTTGG CTTGGAGGACCATACATTCCCATGAAAACTGGAAGAAGAGATAGCAAGGAAAGCCACGTAGAAATGGTGGAAGACTCtattcctaatcacaatgaCTCCAGCTCGCTGGTTCTCTCACGATTCCAGTCAGTAGGAATTGATACAGAGGGTACAGTGGCTCTTTTAG GAGCACATTCAGTCGGCCGAGTTCATTGTGTGAACCTTGTTGGTAGACTCTATCCCACAATTGATCCCACAATAGCTCCTGAGTATGGTGAATACCTACGAGTCCGGTGTCCAACACCAAATCCGGATCCAAAGAAGGTATCGTACTCAAGGAACGACCGAGAGACGCCGATGGTGATCGACAACATGTACTACAAGAACTTGTTGAAGCACAGGGGGCTGTTGCTGATAGATCAGCAGCTCGCTTCTGATCCTACAACCTCTTCTTTTGTGGAACTGATGGCAGCTAATAACAGCTACTTCCATGAACGGTTTGCAGGTGCACTTCTCTTGCTATCAGAGAACAATCCACTGACCATCGATCAAGGTGAGATAAGAAAGGACTGCCGGTTTGTCAACGCTGATTGA